One window of the Saccopteryx bilineata isolate mSacBil1 chromosome 2, mSacBil1_pri_phased_curated, whole genome shotgun sequence genome contains the following:
- the LOC136325479 gene encoding RIMS-binding protein 3A-like, translated as MTKDSLNPSGGSRATPKKLASPGSTTAILEEQKQELEKLRAELEAERARGRAERLRSAAQARQLREAVERERQQLVDHLRSKWEAQRCRELRQLQEKVLREREAEIRQLLRWKEAEMRRLQQLLHRERDGVIRQARELQRQLAAELVNRGYCGRAGAPDVAAAQCRCRLQEVLAQLRWETDGEQASRIRHLQAALDVERQFFLKYILEHFRWHPTLSGTPDPQAVHSSEEPHPKTTSESHRFSMFAHRLKSDSLSAGVLLRSRSLDVVPAACSNSPDSRVPTRASSLDSLPPARSRSFGSTLNRPKTPESKERASSSPETFILGSPSPPSVPRPPPSPSEHKGTSDRPEDSESQPYEALTFSPLSLDYDELVKQNSQMSEALQVLARRCSGLQEENLQLRRAGFPDKAEEKVKRLKVKHAELTDLARRLEDRARKLQETNLRTVSAPVPGESRVGLELCQAFARQRARDLSEQASTLLAKDKLIEELQQECHLLQTHVASGLRNARHPSVGAASAQWLKVSDLDQLQRESQREVLRLQRQLALQQATGSARAEVGTQSAHCEEMRCQMQALERELGARRRQCKELSAQAAAARLSREEAEAKLQAALRKRAWLTKENARLQAQVDWTWKVAAENNDVRGQLSRACQERDATSLLAEQLLQQAARGQDKQQQLRHVLQKTFRDLQAARERWALQCQSGHDPQDPQEAPPNSQDRNNRRIKFQPRPEDQGSPQPSRDKEEEKEASLLDSPVSVPQVPGRVLDSRPLDSRPQAKKASSQSNSSLEVESLWATMPSCLTLDMDTASEVEDVDPNSVFSTLEVRESEAPANPKLKIFLVLYSYNPFEGPNEHPECELPLTAGDYVYIFGDMDEDGFYEGELEDGRRGLVPSNLVEQVPDSDSLGCLPPESPDLGPTRLLARQSKASKEDTGHSLLPGKAQGDVNKEICEMVRVASKTEVTIEILDAKTENGWLGSLQSVEEQGFSRPLLGADELLCVAPKQLHLQNVAATSAEITWVCSSSSHPHVVYLNDQKHALTPAGVSSYTFHSLHPSTQYQVQVEVKLPWNSLQVHWETMSSTITFDTPLAGPPDPPLDVLVERHTSPGFLVVSWLPVTINSAGFSNGVQVTGYAVYADGLKVVEITDATAGSTLLELSKVQLPLMCQKVSVRTISLFGESLDSVPAQIPHDCFNCNRLPETSSFSYTCGNPFPCRVTFPICPQRLVLAPLSAKASSHIPRSCREPLAKFLEAFLEEPPRKLSPVPNLSSEGECPSVGAGSQTQGLEEAWEVCRKDLHFQKSPQNHRPPLPSVQSAGGEDHPQHMGTSQSPTLGVVHLSPECGPRKEVCKEKIALKKVLKQKQDAQVFTPPQMSTSQRYVSDFHDILQEEEEAVCFSPWATEWQEQRRELRTQTGRDQSLGGKRESQLQEPSSALCPAPSSKIIKMSSRGPPLLRAGMDTPVRVFLALFDYDPLVMSDNPEAAEEELAFQKGQLLRIWGSQDSHGFYYGECSGRTGNIPGHLVAEVEVGMEKTNRKWHLPVQGHLPSVAHLDDFGGLTSPQDSFPLLQGNPKRPSLWNSMTMMAALNYDPKDWQAGSQMKDKLSLKAGDLVTVYGPVDDKGFYYGESGGHRGLVPAHVLDHMSLQGE; from the coding sequence ATGACCAAGGACTCGCTCAACCCTTCAGGAGGCAGCCGCGCGACACCCAAGAAGCTGGCTAGTCCGGGCTCGACGACGGCAATACTGGAAGAACAGAAGCAGGAGCTGGAGAAGCTGCGGGCCGAACTGGAGGCGGAGCGAGCGCGCGGACGGGCGGAGCGGCTGCGCTCCGCAGCCCAGGCGCGCCAGCTGCGAGAGGCAGTGGAGAGAGAGCGGCAGCAGCTGGTTGACCATCTGCGCTCCAAATGGGAGGCACAGCGCTGTCGGGAGTTGCGGCAGCTGCAGGAGAAGGTGCTGAGGGAGCGCGAGGCCGAGATCCGGCAGCTGCTGCGTTGGAAGGAGGCCGAGATGCGGCGGCTGCAGCAGCTGCTGCATCGTGAGCGCGACGGCGTTATTCGCCAGGCGCGGGAGCTGCAGCGCCAGCTGGCCGCGGAGCTGGTGAACCGCGGCTACTGCGGCCGCGCGGGGGCGCCCGATGTCGCCGCTGCGCAGTGTCGCTGTCGCTTGCAGGAAGTGCTGGCGCAACTTCGCTGGGAGACCGACGGCGAGCAGGCCTCGCGCATCCGTCACCTGCAGGCGGCTCTCGACGTGGAGCGCCAGTTCTTCCTCAAGTATATCCTGGAGCACTTCCGCTGGCATCCGACTTTGTCTGGTACCCCCGACCCCCAGGCTGTACATTCTTCGGAAGAGCCGCACCCCAAGACCACCAGCGAATCTCACCGTTTCTCAATGTTCGCCCATCGACTCAAATCTGACAGCCTGAGCGCCGGGGTTCTCTTGCGCTCCCGCTCCCTCGACGTGGTGCCGGCAGCGTGCTCCAACTCCCCTGACAGCCGTGTCCCCACGCGCGCCAGCTCCCTCGATTCCTTGCCACCAGCGCGTTCCCGCTCGTTCGGCAGCACCCTGAATCGCCCTAAGACCCCCGAATCTAAGGAGCGGGCCTCCTCCTCGCCAGAAACTTTCATCCTGGGCTCCCCGAGTCCCCCGTCGGTGCCGcggccaccaccatcaccatcggAGCACAAGGGAACTAGCGACCGGCCAGAAGACTCCGAGAGCCAGCCCTACGAGGCCCTGACCTTCTCGCCGCTGAGCCTGGACTACGATGAGCTTGTAAAGCAGAACTCGCAAATGTCCGAGGCGTTGCAGGTGCTGGCGCGCCGCTGCTCTGGCCTGCAGGAAGAGAACTTGCAACTTCGGCGCGCAGGCTTTCCCGACAAGGCGGAGGAGAAGGTGAAACGACTCAAGGTGAAGCACGCGGAGCTCACAGACCTGGCTCGGCGCCTAGAGGACCGGGCCCGCAAGCTACAAGAAACCAACCTACGGACTGTGAGCGCGCCTGTGCCTGGGGAGAGCCGTGTTGGCCTGGAGCTATGCCAGGCCTTCGCCCGCCAGCGCGCCCGAGACTTGTCGGAGCAGGCGAGCACGCTGCTGGCAAAGGACAAGCTGATCGAAGAACTGCAGCAGGAGTGTCACTTGCTACAGACACACGTCGCCTCGGGCCTCCGCAACGCCAGGCACCCTAGTGTGGGCGCGGCTAGCGCCCAGTGGCTCAAAGTCAGCGACTTGGACCAGCTACAGCGCGAGTCCCAGCGGGAGGTGCTGCGCCTACAGAGGCAGTTGGCGCTGCAGCAAGCCACCGGCAGCGCCCGGGCTGAAGTGGGCACCCAGAGCGCACACTGTGAGGAGATGAGGTGCCAGATGCAAGCGCTGGAGCGCGAGCTGGGCGCGCGGCGGCGCCAGTGCAAGGAGCTGAGCGCGCAGGCGGCAGCGGCACGGCTTAGCCGCGAGGAGGCCGAGGCAAAGCTGCAGGCAGCGCTTCGTAAGAGGGCCTGGCTGACCAAGGAGAACGCGCGGCTGCAGGCTCAAGTTGACTGGACGTGGAAGGTGGCAGCGGAGAATAACGACGTGCGCGGGCAGCTGAGCCGCGCGTGCCAGGAGCGCGACGCCACCAGCTTACTGGCCGAGCAGCTGTTGCAGCAGGCGGCACGCGGGCAGGATAAGCAGCAACAGCTGCGGCATGTCCTGCAGAAGACCTTCCGTGATCTCCAGGCTGCCCGAGAGAGGTGGGCGTTGCAGTGTCAGTCTGGTCACGATCCCCAGGACCCCCAAGAGGCTCCCCCCAATTCCCAAGACAGGAATAACAGAAGGATCAAGTTCCAGCCAAGGCCTGAAGACCAAGGGTCTCCACAGCCCAGCAGAgacaaagaggaggagaaggaagcctcTTTGCTAGATAGCCCAGTCAGTGTTCCCCAAGTGCCAGGCAGAGTCCTAGATAGCCGGCCTCTGGACTCCAGACCCCAGGCCAAGAAAGCTAGCTCCCAGTCAAACTCTTCCTTGGAGGTGGAATCCTTGTGGGCCACCATGCCATCTTGCCTTACTCTAGACATGGACACAGCCAGTGAAGTGGAGGATGTGGATCCTAACAGTGTATTCTCGACCCTGGAAGTGAGGGAGTCAGAGGCCCCTGCCAACCCCAAACTCAAgatctttcttgttctttatagCTATAACCCATTTGAGGGACCCAATGAACACCCTGAGTGTGAGCTGCCCCTCACCGCTGGGgattatgtatatatctttgggGATATGGATGAGGATGGCTTCTATGAAGGGGAGCTTGAGGATGGCCGGCGAGGCCTGGTGCCCTCCAACCTGGTGGAACAGGTTCCAGATAGTGACAGCCTTGGCTGCCTGCCCCCAGAATCCCCTGACCTTGGGCCCACTCGACTCCTAGCTAGACAGAGCAAAGCTTCaaaggaggacactggtcacagctTATTGCCTGGGAAAGCTCAGGGAGATGTGAACAAGGAGATATGCGAGATGGTGAGAGTGGCCTCCAAGACAGAAGTGACAATAGAGATATTAGATGCCAAGACAGAAAATGGCTGGCTGGGCTCACTGCAGAGTGTGGAGGAGCAAGGCTTCTCCAGGCCCCTTCTAGGGGCTGACGAGCTCCTTTGTGTGGCCCCCAAGCAACTACACCTGCAGAATGTTGCAGCCACCTCGGCCGAAATCACCTGggtctgcagcagcagcagccacccACATGTGGTGTACCTCAATGACCAGAAGCATGCCCTGACCCCAGCAGGTGTGAGCAGCTACACTTTCCACAGCCTGCATCCCAGTACACAGTACCAGGTGCAGGTGGAGGTGAAGCTGCCCTGGAACTCATTGCAGGTGCACTGGGAAACCATGTCTTCCACTATCACTTTTGACACTCCCTTGGCAGGACCCCCTGACCCTCCACTAGATGTGCTGGTAGAGCGTCACACCTCACCAGGTTTTCTGGTGGTCAGTTGGCTCCCAGTGACTATCAACTCGGCTGGGTTCTCCAATGGAGTCCAGGTCACTGGCTATGCTGTGTATGCTGATGGGCTCAAGGTTGTGGAGATCACTGATGCCACTGCTGGGAGCACCCTGTTAGAACTGTCAAAGGTCCAGCTGCCCCTGATGTGCCAGAAGGTCTCAGTGAGAACCATTTCACTTTTTGGCGAGTCACTGGATTCGGTGCCAGCTCAGATCCCTCATGACTGTTTTAACTGTAACAGATTGCCAGAAACCTCTTCCTTTAGCTACACCTGTGGTAACCCATTCCCCTGCAGAGTCACCTTTCCCATCTGCCCTCAGAGGCTGGTGCTGGCTCCACTGAGTGCCAAGGCCAGTTCCCACATCCCCAGAAGCTGTAGGGAGCCCCTGGCCAAGTTCCTAGAAGCATTCCTTGAAGAACCCCCAAGGAAGCTCTCCCCAGTGCCCAACCTGAGTTCAGAAGGAGAATGTCCAAGTGTAGGGGCTGGCAGCCAAACCCAGGGGCTGGAAGAGGCCTGGGAGGTCTGCAGAAAAGACCTACACTTTCAGAAGAGTCCCCAGAACCACAGGCCGCCTCTGCCCAGTGTCCAGTCTGCAGGGGGAGAAGATCACCCCCAGCATATGGGCACCAGCCAAAGCCCTACTCTGGGAGTTGTCCATCTGTCCCCTGAGTGTGGACCCAGGAAAGAAGTATGTAAGGAAAAGATTGCCCTTAAAAAAGTCCTGAAGCAAAAGCAAGACGCCCAAGTGTTCACCCCTCCCCAGATGAGCACCAGCCAACGATATGTGTCTGACTTCCATGACATtttgcaggaagaggaggaggcagtATGCTTCAGTCCATGGGCCACAGAGTGGCAAGAACAGAGAAGGGAGCTTAGGACCCAGACTGGGCGAGATCAGTCTCTGGGGGGCAAAAGAGAGAGCCAGCTCCAGGAGCCCAGCTCAGCACTTTGTCCAGCTCCATCCAGCAAAATCATTAAGATGTCTAGTAGAGGCCCCCCATTGCTGAGGGCGGGCATGGACACTCCAGTCAGGGTCTTTCTGGCACTCTTTGATTATGACCCCCTGGTGATGTCTGACAACCCTGAGGCTGCAGAGGAGGAGCTGGCCTTCCAGAAAGGGCAGTTGCTGAGGATATGGGGCTCTCAGGACTCCCACGGTTTCTACTATGGGGAATGCAGTGGGCGAACGGGCAACATCCCTGGGCACCTGGTAGCCGAGGTGGAGGTGGGCATGGAAAAGACGAATAGGAAGTGGCATTTGCCAGTGCAAGGGCACCTGCCTTCAGTGGCCCACCTAGATGACTTTGGAGGGCTCACCAGCCCCCAGGATTCCTTCCCCTTGCTCCAAGGGAACCCCAAGAGGCCCTCACTGTGGAATTCAATGACCATGATGGCAGCTCTGAACTATGACCCCAAGGATTGGCAAGCAGGGAGCCAGATGAAAGACAAGCTTTCATTGAAGGCTGGAGACCTGGTCACAGTCTATGGACCTGTGGATGACAAGGGATTCTATTATGGGGAGTCAGGGGGCCACAGAGGCCTTGTCCCAGCCCATGTGCTAGATCATATGTCCCTCCAAGGAGAGTGA